The Phacochoerus africanus isolate WHEZ1 chromosome 3, ROS_Pafr_v1, whole genome shotgun sequence genome window below encodes:
- the SLC11A1 gene encoding natural resistance-associated macrophage protein 1 isoform X1 — protein MTGDTGPPKQSKTQYGSISSPPSPGPPQVPPGGTYLSEKIPIPNAEPGTFSLRKLWAFTGPGFLMSIAYLDPGNIQSDLQAGAVAGFKLLWVLLWATVLGLLCQRLAARLGVVTGKDLGEICHLYYPKVPRTLLWLTMELAIVGSDMQEVIGTAIAFNLLSAGGIPLWGGVLITVVDTFFFLYLDNYGLRKLEAFFAFLIAIMAFTFGYEYVVARPAQGALLRGLFLPYCSGCGQPELLQAVGIVGAIIMPHNIYLHSALVKSREVDRTRREDIREANMYFLIESTIALFVSFFINLFVMAVFGQAFYQQTNQAAFNICANSSLHDYAKIFPRNNLTVAVDFYQGGVILGCLFGPAALYIWAVGLLAAGQSSTMTGTYAGQFVMEGFLKLRWSRFARLLLTRSCAILPALLVAVFKELRDLSSLNDLLNVLQSLLLPFAVLPILTFTSMPALMQEFASGRVNKVITSSIMLLVCAINFYFLISYLPSLPHPAYFGLVALLAVIYLGLTTYLVWTCLIAHGATLLVHSSHQHFLYGLLE, from the exons ATGACAG GTGACACAGGCCCCCCAAAGCAGAGCAAAACCCAATATGGCTCCATCTCCAGCCCACCGAGCCCAGGGCCACCACAAGTACCTCCCGGAGGGACCTACCTGAGTGAGAAGATCCCCATTCCGAATGCAGAACCG GGCACATTCAGCCTCCGCAAGCTGTGGGCCTTCACTGGGCCCGGCTTCCTCATGAGCATTGCTTACCTGGACCCGGGAAACATCCAGTCGGATCTTCAGGCTGGTGCTGTGGCTGGATTCAAA CTGCTCTGGGTGCTGCTGTGGGCCACGGTGTTGGGATTGCTCTGCCAGCGACTTGCTGCCCGGCTGGGCGTGGTGACAGGCAAGGACTTGGGTGAGATCTGCCATCTCTACTACCCTAAG GTACCCCGCACCCTCCTCTGGCTGACCATGGAGCTAGCCATCGTGGGCTCGGACATGCAGGAAGTCATCGGCACAGCTATTGCCTTCAATCTGCTCTCAGCTGGAGG AATCCCACTCTGGGGTGGTGTCCTCATCACCGTCGTGGacactttcttcttcctctacctAGATAACTACG ggctGCGGAAGCTGGAAGCCTTCTTTGCATTCCTTATTGCCATTATGGCCTTCACCTTCGGATATGAG TACGTGGTGGCGAGGCCTGCTCAGGGAGCACTTCTTAGGGGCCTGTTCCTGCCCTACTGTTCTGGCTGTGGCCAGCCCGAGCTGCTCCAGGCCGTGGGCATCGTTGGCGCCATCATCATGCCCCACAACATCTACCTGCACTCGGCCCTGGTCAAG TCTCGAGAGGTAGACCGGACCCGCAGGGAGGACATTCGAGAAGCCAACATGTACTTCCTGATTGAATCCACCATCGCCCTGTTTGTCTCCTTCTTCATCAACCTCTTTGTCATGGCTGTCTTTGGGCAAGCCTTCTACCAGCAAACCAACCAGGCTGCG TTCAACATCTGTGCCAACAGCAGCCTCCACGACTACGCCAAGATCTTCCCCAGGAACAACCTGACGGTGGCTGTGGACTTTTACCAAGGC GGCGTGATCCTGGGCTGCCTCTTTGGCCCCGCCGCCCTCTACATTTGGGCGGTGGGTCTTCTGGCTGCGGGACAAAGTTCCACCATGACCGGCACCTACGCGGGACAATTTGTgatggag ggcTTCCTGAAGCTGCGGTGGTCACGCTTTGCCCGCCTCCTGCTCACTCGCTCCTGCGCCATCCTGCCCGCCCTGCTGGTGGCTGTCTTCAAGGAGCTGCGGGACCTGTCAAGCCTCAATGATCTGCTCAACGTGCTGCAGAGCCTGCTG CTTCCCTTCGCGGTGCTGCCCATCCTCACGTTCACCAGCATGCCCGCCCTCATGCAGGAGTTTGCCAGTGGCCG GGTGAACAAGGTCATCACTTCCTCCATcatgctgctggtctgtgccatcAACTTTTACTTTCTGATCAGCTAcctgcccagcctcccccaccccgcctaCTTCGGCCTTGTAGCACTACTGGCTGTCATCTACCTGGGCCTCACCACCTACCTG gtctGGACCTGTCTTATCGCCCATGGAGCTACCCTTCTGGTCCACAGTTCCCATCAACACTTTCTGTATGGGCTTCTGGAATAG
- the CTDSP1 gene encoding carboxy-terminal domain RNA polymerase II polypeptide A small phosphatase 1 isoform X2: MDSSAVITQITKEEARSPLRGKGDQKSTASQKPRSRGILHSLFCCVCRDDGEALPAHSGAPLLVEENGAVPKSPVQYLLPEAKAQDSDKICVVIDLDETLVHSSFKPVNNADFIIPVEIDGVVHQVYVLKRPHVDEFLQRMGELFECVLFTASLAKYADPVADLLDKWGAFRARLFRESCVFHRGNYVKDLSRLGRDLRRVLILDNSPASYVFHPDNAVPVASWFDNMSDTELHDLLPFFEQLSRVDDVYSVLRQPRPGS; this comes from the exons ATGGACAGCTCGGCAGTCATTACTCAGATCACCAAGGAGGAAGCGCGGAGTCCGCTACGGGGCAAAG GTGACCAGAAGTCTACAGCTTCCCAGAAGCCCCGGAGTCGGGGCATCCTCCACTCACTTTTCTGCTGCGTCTGCCGGGACGATGGGGAGGCCCTGCCTGCCCACAGCGGGGCGCCTCTGCTGGTGGAGGAGAATGGTGCCGTCCCCAAG AGCCCCGTCCAGTACCTGCTCCCCGAGGCCAAGGCCCAGGACTCGGACAAGATCTGCGTGGTCATCGACCTGGATGAGACGCTGGTGCACAGCTCCTTCAAG CCAGTGAACAATGCCGACTTCATCATCCCTGTGGAGATCGATGGGGTGGTCCACCAG GTCTATGTGCTGAAGCGGCCCCACGTTGACGAGTTCCTGCAGCGGATGGGTGAGCTCTTCGAATGCGTGCTGTTCACCGCCAGCCTTGCCAAG taCGCAGACCCAGTAGCTGACCTGCTGGACAAGTGGGGGGCCTTCCGGGCGCGGCTGTTTCGAGAGTCATGCGTCTTCCACCGGGGGAACTACGTGAAGGACCTGAGCCGGCTGGGCCGAGACCTTCGGCGGGTGCTCATCCTGGACAACTCGCCCGCCTCCTATGTCTTCCATCCAGATAACGCC GTACCAGTAGCCTCGTGGTTTGACAACATGAGTGACACAGAGCTCCACGATCTCCTGCCCTTCTTCGAGCAGCTCAGCCGCGTGGATGACGTGTACTCAGTGCTCAGGCAGCCTCGGCCCGGCAGCTAG
- the CATIP gene encoding ciliogenesis-associated TTC17-interacting protein isoform X2, with protein sequence MSSKVQSKGSKAKDHQPSAQAGLPPHEANAEAIHFLDSLRQEELLMLLFSETLVMVSDTGEPQGELTIDVQRGKYKDEFGIMSYCPFVHASSRGYVDGVLCGTSLLGYLSWKLEIVEQHNQEFIKFHTLPMERKMRLLKQDDELAVTRTVKEGEEVKTKVIVFPWHSIAGFISEAANLVLLRVMGWRRTVPSNARFLALDTEGKLCYSTYQALGSQTIQVGRQQVEVFIVEQTVHSEEGIPMSYQFYLLSDGHLAKRIQVGSPGCCTITKVPILREEDAIEPRPVFEKKPLVWEEDMELFSKFMDRKEELRLSHNSYLRQHPEAHALISDFLLFLLLRQPADVVTFAAEYFGPFAMRRASTPALRSSNRPSPFRALEPEGSEAEEGEAGSKAGEGPAG encoded by the exons ATGTCCTCTAAAGTTCAATCCAAAG GCTCCAAAGCCAAGGACCACCAGCCTTCCGCCCAAGCGGGTCTGCCACCCCATGAGGCCAATGCGGAAGCCATCCACTTCCTTGATTCCCTCC GGCAGGAGGAGCTGCTGATGCTGCTCTTCTCGGAGACGCTGGTCATGGTGTCAGACACAGGGGAGCCTCAGGGAGAGCTGACCATTGATGTGCAGAGAGGGAAATACAAGGACGAATTTGGTATCATGTCCTACTGCCCCTTTGTGCACGCCTCCAGCCGCGGCTACGTGGACGGAGTCCTCTGCGGAACCTCGCTTCTGG GCTACCTTTCCTGGAAACTGGAGATCGTGGAACAACATAATCAGGAGTTCATCAAG TTCCACACCCTCCCCATGGAACGGAAGATGAGGTTGCTGAAGCAGGATGATGAGCTGGCCGTGACCAGAACTGTCAAGGAGGGTGAG GAAGTGAAGACTAAAGTGATCGTGTTCCCCTGGCACTCCATTGCGGGCTTCATCTCCGAGGCTGCCAACCTAGTGCTGCTGAGGGTGATGGGCTGGCGGCGGACAGTGCCCAGCAACGCGCGTTTCCTGGCCTTGGACACCGAGGGAAAACTCTGCTATTCCACTTAT CAAGCCCTGGGCTCGCAGACCATCCAGGTGGGCCGGCAGCAGGTGGAAGTGTTCATTGTGGAGCAGACTGTACACTCAGAGGAGGGCATCCCCATGTCCTACCAGTTTTACCTGCTCTCTGATGG GCACCTGGCCAAGAGGATCCAGGTGGGCTCCCCAGGGTGCTGCACCATCACCAAGGTGCCCATCTTGAGGGAAGAAG acgCTATTGAGCCTCGCCCAGTATTTGAGAAGAAGCCCCTGGTGTGGGAGGAGGACATGGAGCTCTTCTCAAAGTTCATGGACCGGAAG gaggaGCTCCGTCTCAGCCACAACAGCTATCTGCGGCAGCACCCGGAGGCCCACGCGCTCATCTCCGACTTCCTGCTCTTCCTGCTGCTGCGCCAGCCGGCCGACGTGGTCACCTTCGCCGCCGAGTACTTTGGCCCCTTTGCGATGAGACGCGCCTCCACCCCGGCCTTGCGCTCCTCCAACCGGCCCAGCCCCTTCCGCGCGCTGGAGCCCGAGGGCAGCGAGGCCGAGGAGGGCGAGGCGGGGAGCAAGGCGGGCGAGGGCCCCGCGGGCTAG
- the CATIP gene encoding ciliogenesis-associated TTC17-interacting protein isoform X1, with the protein MRRPWRILPLRPLSHICPSPQGPSSAISASLPSIGSKAKDHQPSAQAGLPPHEANAEAIHFLDSLRQEELLMLLFSETLVMVSDTGEPQGELTIDVQRGKYKDEFGIMSYCPFVHASSRGYVDGVLCGTSLLGYLSWKLEIVEQHNQEFIKFHTLPMERKMRLLKQDDELAVTRTVKEGEEVKTKVIVFPWHSIAGFISEAANLVLLRVMGWRRTVPSNARFLALDTEGKLCYSTYQALGSQTIQVGRQQVEVFIVEQTVHSEEGIPMSYQFYLLSDGHLAKRIQVGSPGCCTITKVPILREEDAIEPRPVFEKKPLVWEEDMELFSKFMDRKEELRLSHNSYLRQHPEAHALISDFLLFLLLRQPADVVTFAAEYFGPFAMRRASTPALRSSNRPSPFRALEPEGSEAEEGEAGSKAGEGPAG; encoded by the exons ATGAGGCGGCCTTGGAGAATTCTGCCCTTGAGACCCCTGTCCCACATCTGTCCCTCTCCCCAGGGTCCTTCATCTGCAATCTCAGCCTCTCTTCCCTCCATAGGCTCCAAAGCCAAGGACCACCAGCCTTCCGCCCAAGCGGGTCTGCCACCCCATGAGGCCAATGCGGAAGCCATCCACTTCCTTGATTCCCTCC GGCAGGAGGAGCTGCTGATGCTGCTCTTCTCGGAGACGCTGGTCATGGTGTCAGACACAGGGGAGCCTCAGGGAGAGCTGACCATTGATGTGCAGAGAGGGAAATACAAGGACGAATTTGGTATCATGTCCTACTGCCCCTTTGTGCACGCCTCCAGCCGCGGCTACGTGGACGGAGTCCTCTGCGGAACCTCGCTTCTGG GCTACCTTTCCTGGAAACTGGAGATCGTGGAACAACATAATCAGGAGTTCATCAAG TTCCACACCCTCCCCATGGAACGGAAGATGAGGTTGCTGAAGCAGGATGATGAGCTGGCCGTGACCAGAACTGTCAAGGAGGGTGAG GAAGTGAAGACTAAAGTGATCGTGTTCCCCTGGCACTCCATTGCGGGCTTCATCTCCGAGGCTGCCAACCTAGTGCTGCTGAGGGTGATGGGCTGGCGGCGGACAGTGCCCAGCAACGCGCGTTTCCTGGCCTTGGACACCGAGGGAAAACTCTGCTATTCCACTTAT CAAGCCCTGGGCTCGCAGACCATCCAGGTGGGCCGGCAGCAGGTGGAAGTGTTCATTGTGGAGCAGACTGTACACTCAGAGGAGGGCATCCCCATGTCCTACCAGTTTTACCTGCTCTCTGATGG GCACCTGGCCAAGAGGATCCAGGTGGGCTCCCCAGGGTGCTGCACCATCACCAAGGTGCCCATCTTGAGGGAAGAAG acgCTATTGAGCCTCGCCCAGTATTTGAGAAGAAGCCCCTGGTGTGGGAGGAGGACATGGAGCTCTTCTCAAAGTTCATGGACCGGAAG gaggaGCTCCGTCTCAGCCACAACAGCTATCTGCGGCAGCACCCGGAGGCCCACGCGCTCATCTCCGACTTCCTGCTCTTCCTGCTGCTGCGCCAGCCGGCCGACGTGGTCACCTTCGCCGCCGAGTACTTTGGCCCCTTTGCGATGAGACGCGCCTCCACCCCGGCCTTGCGCTCCTCCAACCGGCCCAGCCCCTTCCGCGCGCTGGAGCCCGAGGGCAGCGAGGCCGAGGAGGGCGAGGCGGGGAGCAAGGCGGGCGAGGGCCCCGCGGGCTAG
- the CTDSP1 gene encoding carboxy-terminal domain RNA polymerase II polypeptide A small phosphatase 1 isoform X3: MDSSAVITQITKEEARSPLRGKGDQKSTASQKPRSRGILHSLFCCVCRDDGEALPAHSGAPLLVEENGAVPKQSPVQYLLPEAKAQDSDKICVVIDLDETLVHSSFKVYVLKRPHVDEFLQRMGELFECVLFTASLAKYADPVADLLDKWGAFRARLFRESCVFHRGNYVKDLSRLGRDLRRVLILDNSPASYVFHPDNAVPVASWFDNMSDTELHDLLPFFEQLSRVDDVYSVLRQPRPGS; encoded by the exons ATGGACAGCTCGGCAGTCATTACTCAGATCACCAAGGAGGAAGCGCGGAGTCCGCTACGGGGCAAAG GTGACCAGAAGTCTACAGCTTCCCAGAAGCCCCGGAGTCGGGGCATCCTCCACTCACTTTTCTGCTGCGTCTGCCGGGACGATGGGGAGGCCCTGCCTGCCCACAGCGGGGCGCCTCTGCTGGTGGAGGAGAATGGTGCCGTCCCCAAG CAGAGCCCCGTCCAGTACCTGCTCCCCGAGGCCAAGGCCCAGGACTCGGACAAGATCTGCGTGGTCATCGACCTGGATGAGACGCTGGTGCACAGCTCCTTCAAG GTCTATGTGCTGAAGCGGCCCCACGTTGACGAGTTCCTGCAGCGGATGGGTGAGCTCTTCGAATGCGTGCTGTTCACCGCCAGCCTTGCCAAG taCGCAGACCCAGTAGCTGACCTGCTGGACAAGTGGGGGGCCTTCCGGGCGCGGCTGTTTCGAGAGTCATGCGTCTTCCACCGGGGGAACTACGTGAAGGACCTGAGCCGGCTGGGCCGAGACCTTCGGCGGGTGCTCATCCTGGACAACTCGCCCGCCTCCTATGTCTTCCATCCAGATAACGCC GTACCAGTAGCCTCGTGGTTTGACAACATGAGTGACACAGAGCTCCACGATCTCCTGCCCTTCTTCGAGCAGCTCAGCCGCGTGGATGACGTGTACTCAGTGCTCAGGCAGCCTCGGCCCGGCAGCTAG
- the CTDSP1 gene encoding carboxy-terminal domain RNA polymerase II polypeptide A small phosphatase 1 isoform X1 translates to MDSSAVITQITKEEARSPLRGKGDQKSTASQKPRSRGILHSLFCCVCRDDGEALPAHSGAPLLVEENGAVPKQSPVQYLLPEAKAQDSDKICVVIDLDETLVHSSFKPVNNADFIIPVEIDGVVHQVYVLKRPHVDEFLQRMGELFECVLFTASLAKYADPVADLLDKWGAFRARLFRESCVFHRGNYVKDLSRLGRDLRRVLILDNSPASYVFHPDNAVPVASWFDNMSDTELHDLLPFFEQLSRVDDVYSVLRQPRPGS, encoded by the exons ATGGACAGCTCGGCAGTCATTACTCAGATCACCAAGGAGGAAGCGCGGAGTCCGCTACGGGGCAAAG GTGACCAGAAGTCTACAGCTTCCCAGAAGCCCCGGAGTCGGGGCATCCTCCACTCACTTTTCTGCTGCGTCTGCCGGGACGATGGGGAGGCCCTGCCTGCCCACAGCGGGGCGCCTCTGCTGGTGGAGGAGAATGGTGCCGTCCCCAAG CAGAGCCCCGTCCAGTACCTGCTCCCCGAGGCCAAGGCCCAGGACTCGGACAAGATCTGCGTGGTCATCGACCTGGATGAGACGCTGGTGCACAGCTCCTTCAAG CCAGTGAACAATGCCGACTTCATCATCCCTGTGGAGATCGATGGGGTGGTCCACCAG GTCTATGTGCTGAAGCGGCCCCACGTTGACGAGTTCCTGCAGCGGATGGGTGAGCTCTTCGAATGCGTGCTGTTCACCGCCAGCCTTGCCAAG taCGCAGACCCAGTAGCTGACCTGCTGGACAAGTGGGGGGCCTTCCGGGCGCGGCTGTTTCGAGAGTCATGCGTCTTCCACCGGGGGAACTACGTGAAGGACCTGAGCCGGCTGGGCCGAGACCTTCGGCGGGTGCTCATCCTGGACAACTCGCCCGCCTCCTATGTCTTCCATCCAGATAACGCC GTACCAGTAGCCTCGTGGTTTGACAACATGAGTGACACAGAGCTCCACGATCTCCTGCCCTTCTTCGAGCAGCTCAGCCGCGTGGATGACGTGTACTCAGTGCTCAGGCAGCCTCGGCCCGGCAGCTAG
- the SLC11A1 gene encoding natural resistance-associated macrophage protein 1 isoform X2, which translates to MSIAYLDPGNIQSDLQAGAVAGFKLLWVLLWATVLGLLCQRLAARLGVVTGKDLGEICHLYYPKVPRTLLWLTMELAIVGSDMQEVIGTAIAFNLLSAGGIPLWGGVLITVVDTFFFLYLDNYGLRKLEAFFAFLIAIMAFTFGYEYVVARPAQGALLRGLFLPYCSGCGQPELLQAVGIVGAIIMPHNIYLHSALVKSREVDRTRREDIREANMYFLIESTIALFVSFFINLFVMAVFGQAFYQQTNQAAFNICANSSLHDYAKIFPRNNLTVAVDFYQGGVILGCLFGPAALYIWAVGLLAAGQSSTMTGTYAGQFVMEGFLKLRWSRFARLLLTRSCAILPALLVAVFKELRDLSSLNDLLNVLQSLLLPFAVLPILTFTSMPALMQEFASGRVNKVITSSIMLLVCAINFYFLISYLPSLPHPAYFGLVALLAVIYLGLTTYLVWTCLIAHGATLLVHSSHQHFLYGLLE; encoded by the exons ATGAGCATTGCTTACCTGGACCCGGGAAACATCCAGTCGGATCTTCAGGCTGGTGCTGTGGCTGGATTCAAA CTGCTCTGGGTGCTGCTGTGGGCCACGGTGTTGGGATTGCTCTGCCAGCGACTTGCTGCCCGGCTGGGCGTGGTGACAGGCAAGGACTTGGGTGAGATCTGCCATCTCTACTACCCTAAG GTACCCCGCACCCTCCTCTGGCTGACCATGGAGCTAGCCATCGTGGGCTCGGACATGCAGGAAGTCATCGGCACAGCTATTGCCTTCAATCTGCTCTCAGCTGGAGG AATCCCACTCTGGGGTGGTGTCCTCATCACCGTCGTGGacactttcttcttcctctacctAGATAACTACG ggctGCGGAAGCTGGAAGCCTTCTTTGCATTCCTTATTGCCATTATGGCCTTCACCTTCGGATATGAG TACGTGGTGGCGAGGCCTGCTCAGGGAGCACTTCTTAGGGGCCTGTTCCTGCCCTACTGTTCTGGCTGTGGCCAGCCCGAGCTGCTCCAGGCCGTGGGCATCGTTGGCGCCATCATCATGCCCCACAACATCTACCTGCACTCGGCCCTGGTCAAG TCTCGAGAGGTAGACCGGACCCGCAGGGAGGACATTCGAGAAGCCAACATGTACTTCCTGATTGAATCCACCATCGCCCTGTTTGTCTCCTTCTTCATCAACCTCTTTGTCATGGCTGTCTTTGGGCAAGCCTTCTACCAGCAAACCAACCAGGCTGCG TTCAACATCTGTGCCAACAGCAGCCTCCACGACTACGCCAAGATCTTCCCCAGGAACAACCTGACGGTGGCTGTGGACTTTTACCAAGGC GGCGTGATCCTGGGCTGCCTCTTTGGCCCCGCCGCCCTCTACATTTGGGCGGTGGGTCTTCTGGCTGCGGGACAAAGTTCCACCATGACCGGCACCTACGCGGGACAATTTGTgatggag ggcTTCCTGAAGCTGCGGTGGTCACGCTTTGCCCGCCTCCTGCTCACTCGCTCCTGCGCCATCCTGCCCGCCCTGCTGGTGGCTGTCTTCAAGGAGCTGCGGGACCTGTCAAGCCTCAATGATCTGCTCAACGTGCTGCAGAGCCTGCTG CTTCCCTTCGCGGTGCTGCCCATCCTCACGTTCACCAGCATGCCCGCCCTCATGCAGGAGTTTGCCAGTGGCCG GGTGAACAAGGTCATCACTTCCTCCATcatgctgctggtctgtgccatcAACTTTTACTTTCTGATCAGCTAcctgcccagcctcccccaccccgcctaCTTCGGCCTTGTAGCACTACTGGCTGTCATCTACCTGGGCCTCACCACCTACCTG gtctGGACCTGTCTTATCGCCCATGGAGCTACCCTTCTGGTCCACAGTTCCCATCAACACTTTCTGTATGGGCTTCTGGAATAG
- the CTDSP1 gene encoding carboxy-terminal domain RNA polymerase II polypeptide A small phosphatase 1 isoform X4 yields MDSSAVITQITKEEARSPLRGKGDQKSTASQKPRSRGILHSLFCCVCRDDGEALPAHSGAPLLVEENGAVPKSPVQYLLPEAKAQDSDKICVVIDLDETLVHSSFKVYVLKRPHVDEFLQRMGELFECVLFTASLAKYADPVADLLDKWGAFRARLFRESCVFHRGNYVKDLSRLGRDLRRVLILDNSPASYVFHPDNAVPVASWFDNMSDTELHDLLPFFEQLSRVDDVYSVLRQPRPGS; encoded by the exons ATGGACAGCTCGGCAGTCATTACTCAGATCACCAAGGAGGAAGCGCGGAGTCCGCTACGGGGCAAAG GTGACCAGAAGTCTACAGCTTCCCAGAAGCCCCGGAGTCGGGGCATCCTCCACTCACTTTTCTGCTGCGTCTGCCGGGACGATGGGGAGGCCCTGCCTGCCCACAGCGGGGCGCCTCTGCTGGTGGAGGAGAATGGTGCCGTCCCCAAG AGCCCCGTCCAGTACCTGCTCCCCGAGGCCAAGGCCCAGGACTCGGACAAGATCTGCGTGGTCATCGACCTGGATGAGACGCTGGTGCACAGCTCCTTCAAG GTCTATGTGCTGAAGCGGCCCCACGTTGACGAGTTCCTGCAGCGGATGGGTGAGCTCTTCGAATGCGTGCTGTTCACCGCCAGCCTTGCCAAG taCGCAGACCCAGTAGCTGACCTGCTGGACAAGTGGGGGGCCTTCCGGGCGCGGCTGTTTCGAGAGTCATGCGTCTTCCACCGGGGGAACTACGTGAAGGACCTGAGCCGGCTGGGCCGAGACCTTCGGCGGGTGCTCATCCTGGACAACTCGCCCGCCTCCTATGTCTTCCATCCAGATAACGCC GTACCAGTAGCCTCGTGGTTTGACAACATGAGTGACACAGAGCTCCACGATCTCCTGCCCTTCTTCGAGCAGCTCAGCCGCGTGGATGACGTGTACTCAGTGCTCAGGCAGCCTCGGCCCGGCAGCTAG
- the SLC11A1 gene encoding natural resistance-associated macrophage protein 1 isoform X3: MELAIVGSDMQEVIGTAIAFNLLSAGGIPLWGGVLITVVDTFFFLYLDNYGLRKLEAFFAFLIAIMAFTFGYEYVVARPAQGALLRGLFLPYCSGCGQPELLQAVGIVGAIIMPHNIYLHSALVKSREVDRTRREDIREANMYFLIESTIALFVSFFINLFVMAVFGQAFYQQTNQAAFNICANSSLHDYAKIFPRNNLTVAVDFYQGGVILGCLFGPAALYIWAVGLLAAGQSSTMTGTYAGQFVMEGFLKLRWSRFARLLLTRSCAILPALLVAVFKELRDLSSLNDLLNVLQSLLLPFAVLPILTFTSMPALMQEFASGRVNKVITSSIMLLVCAINFYFLISYLPSLPHPAYFGLVALLAVIYLGLTTYLVWTCLIAHGATLLVHSSHQHFLYGLLE; this comes from the exons ATGGAGCTAGCCATCGTGGGCTCGGACATGCAGGAAGTCATCGGCACAGCTATTGCCTTCAATCTGCTCTCAGCTGGAGG AATCCCACTCTGGGGTGGTGTCCTCATCACCGTCGTGGacactttcttcttcctctacctAGATAACTACG ggctGCGGAAGCTGGAAGCCTTCTTTGCATTCCTTATTGCCATTATGGCCTTCACCTTCGGATATGAG TACGTGGTGGCGAGGCCTGCTCAGGGAGCACTTCTTAGGGGCCTGTTCCTGCCCTACTGTTCTGGCTGTGGCCAGCCCGAGCTGCTCCAGGCCGTGGGCATCGTTGGCGCCATCATCATGCCCCACAACATCTACCTGCACTCGGCCCTGGTCAAG TCTCGAGAGGTAGACCGGACCCGCAGGGAGGACATTCGAGAAGCCAACATGTACTTCCTGATTGAATCCACCATCGCCCTGTTTGTCTCCTTCTTCATCAACCTCTTTGTCATGGCTGTCTTTGGGCAAGCCTTCTACCAGCAAACCAACCAGGCTGCG TTCAACATCTGTGCCAACAGCAGCCTCCACGACTACGCCAAGATCTTCCCCAGGAACAACCTGACGGTGGCTGTGGACTTTTACCAAGGC GGCGTGATCCTGGGCTGCCTCTTTGGCCCCGCCGCCCTCTACATTTGGGCGGTGGGTCTTCTGGCTGCGGGACAAAGTTCCACCATGACCGGCACCTACGCGGGACAATTTGTgatggag ggcTTCCTGAAGCTGCGGTGGTCACGCTTTGCCCGCCTCCTGCTCACTCGCTCCTGCGCCATCCTGCCCGCCCTGCTGGTGGCTGTCTTCAAGGAGCTGCGGGACCTGTCAAGCCTCAATGATCTGCTCAACGTGCTGCAGAGCCTGCTG CTTCCCTTCGCGGTGCTGCCCATCCTCACGTTCACCAGCATGCCCGCCCTCATGCAGGAGTTTGCCAGTGGCCG GGTGAACAAGGTCATCACTTCCTCCATcatgctgctggtctgtgccatcAACTTTTACTTTCTGATCAGCTAcctgcccagcctcccccaccccgcctaCTTCGGCCTTGTAGCACTACTGGCTGTCATCTACCTGGGCCTCACCACCTACCTG gtctGGACCTGTCTTATCGCCCATGGAGCTACCCTTCTGGTCCACAGTTCCCATCAACACTTTCTGTATGGGCTTCTGGAATAG